Genomic DNA from Thermodesulfobacteriota bacterium:
ACTATAAGGCCTATGAAAACCGCAGAGAATAGGGCCAAAAACCGAGTAAAGGCATCGCTTATGTCCAGATTAGGACCTGTAGTTAATAAAAGTCCGAAAGGAAATAGAAGCCCGGCCTGAAGACCTGAGACCGCAATATCCTTACTACTGCTTGCAATATATGCAGCGATAAACGTCGCAAGACTATAGAGCGATATCACAATCAAAAAATGCGGCGATATAGAAATCACCATTATACTAATAAAACAAAAAGTAATTCCCAGTACTACTCCTATAATCCCATACCTGCTTTTCATAAATGCTTGACCAAGGTTTGGTATAACTCCAAATAATATTGCAAAGAATACGACCTGTCCGCCTCCGGGAAGACCTATAACTACCTCACCAAACATTAGGATAAGGAAAATCACAACTGTTTTAACTCCAGCTCTAAAGCCATCTTGATCAATATATAAAAATGAGCTTTTTCTTTTATTCTCTACCTGTTTTGTATGTGTTAATCGTTCCGCCATCATAACAGAGTATTGGTTATTGTGAAATACATTGATCGCCTCTGAGATTCTAAGAATTTTATCAGTAATATCATCTATCACCGGCAGCATCGCACCAAATGCATGTAAGTCTTCATAGTACTCATCATCCAGGTCTTTAACCTCGTGCATCTCTCTATATATCTGGTGAATCGACTCTACTTGATCCTTTAGTTCCTTGTCTTTTATCTCTGAGGGGCTATCTGTTCCAATTACGGATGACATTACAGAAAAACTTTCGGAAATTAGGGTCATTATGCGACTTAAATTTTTTTCAACTTTATCGTTCTTTAAGAACATATGATCCTTTAATAGCAGATCCTCTAATACTTCTATCTTAATATAGATTCCCCTTGAGAAGGTGATTATCTTCATATACATATCTATCGGAAAATCTTTGTCCTTTTCCTCTTGTTGCATTCTATTCACATAGTTCACTAAATTGCTAAAAGTTATAAGGGATATTGAAAGGCTGCGGCGGTTTTTTTTCTCAGCAGCGTTTTCACTTAGGTAACCGCCAAAGAGTTCTGAGAGGTCTTTATAAACAGTTTTCAAAGTAAGCTGAAATACACCCCTGCTGCGATTCGGCCAGATAAGAGAATCAACTATCCACGCAACAATGATTGCAAGAAGAAGCTGAATCATATAGCTATCAAAGGTATTGGCAGCCTGTGCAAGTGAGTCATATATAGACGTATACATAGCCATCGTAGAAGCAACACCTCCAACAAGAAGTGAAAGAAAATATTTAAAGTTAAGGGCAATGACAAAAAATATCCATATAGAAGTAAGCGCAACATATGCAAGTTTAGAGTCCAAAAACAAATAGCTGATTATCAAAGTTAGGGCTCCGCTAATTAGCGAGACTATAAAAGCCCTTATACCAGCACTCAGAACTTGCCCGTGAAATAGACTCAATATTAAAAAGACAAATAAAAGGGAAAAATATGCTAGGTGTAAATGAAAGATATTATTTATAAGAATGCATATAATGCCACTGAGAACTATCTTTAAAGCAATTTTGACCCTAAACGCTTCAAAATATTGATTTAGTGTAAGTTTCTCCATATGGAAAATTATATAACTCCTACCTGCGGCTAAATGGTCATGTATAGAATCATTGACATATATGTCGATCTGATGACATAATCATAATAACATAGATCATTTGTGGAGGATGATATGTTTTTTCCAGACACACTTCTTGGCGGAGCTCTCCTACTCTGGTTCATATTGACGGGCCTATCTCTAATTGTTCTTATTTATGATCTTCAGACCAATACCCCAGCTCAGTGGGTAATGAAGCTAGCTTGGATATTGATAGTTCTCTATACAGGGCCGGTCGGGCTGATCATTTTCTTTCTCTCTTGCAGGCAACCGCTCCCGGGAACGCACGATGACTATATTGCTGCGCATTGGAAGCAGTCGGTTGGCTCTATGATGCACTGCGTTGCCGGAGATGCAACTGGAATCATACTTGCGGCAATCGTTACTTTTCAGCTCGCTTTCCCAAACGGGCTGGATCTAATAATCGAATACATTTCTGCATACATTATCGGGCTCCTTATTTTTCAAGCGCTTTTTATGAAATCTATGATGGGCGGAAATTATTATGTAGCTATTAAAAAAACTATTTTCGCTGAAACAGTTTCAATGAACATGGTCATGGTTGGAATGATCCCTGTAATGGCCATCATGAGAGGCCTAATACCAGGAGGCGGAGATCCTGAGAAACCTATATTCTGGGGAATCTCAGCCATTGCAACTATGGCAGGAATGATCACTGCTTATCCAATAAACTCATGGATGGTTGGGAAAGGGCTTAAACACGGTATGATGTCAGCTGTAACAGATGCTAGTAAATCTATGGACATGTCAGAGCATAAAGAGTCTGAAGTTACGCTAAATACCAAACTCGGAGTTGTTGTACTTACATTTGCGATTTTAGGAGTCGCTATCTGGATAACCTCATTTTTTATTGAGCTAAAACTTTGATTAAGTCCATTTCGTGTATACAAAAAACAAGCTGAGTATTCATGTTGTCTAAGAATGCCCGGATGATAAACTGTATTTATGGCCAGCCCTGAGAAGATTAAACAGCTTAAAGAGCTATACGCTGAAAAAAAAGATTCAATTAAGGCCCAGCTTTCAGAATTCGATGATGTTAAAGCCGGAGCTGATGACAGAAAAATCTTTGAGGAGCTCACATTTTGTATTCTTACTTCCGCAGTCGGACCTAAAGTCGGCGCTAAGTCTTTAAGTGCAATTAGAGATATGCTGCTAGAAGCATCACCTGAGGAAATGGTAGAAAAACTCAGCGGAGTCCATAAGTATCCTGAGAAAGCATATTATATAGTGCACACTAGAGATTATTTAAAGGACCAATACGGACTTAAAATGAACGACATCATACAATCTCACAAAGACCCTTTAGAACTTAGAGAATTTTTCGCCCTGAATAAAGACATTAAAGGCTTAGGGCTTACGCAGGCGAGTCATTTTCTGCGGAACGTAGGCTGTAAAGGATACGCTATTTTAGATAGGAACGTTGTAAGATCTCTCTATGATTTGGAAGTATTGGATAATCCCAAACCGCCAACTACGAAAAAGAAGTATTTAGAAGCAGAGGAGAAGATGTCGGCATTTGCGTCCGAGCTTGGAATTGATATCGAAGAGCTTGATATGCTGCTCTGGAGTATGAAAACAGGCCACATACCTAAATAGAAAGCTCAATAAATACTTCGGCATACTTCATCTCAGTCTTTCCGTGCCGCTCATCAAAGATTGCACGGTATCTGTTTAATCCAAGCATGCCGTCAGTATAGTTTTTATAGTCAAGCTGGCTCTTGTGAGCCTCAATTGCCATAATTTTCTGATCTACAAATTCGGAAATATCCTCTAACCTATCGTAAGTGGTAAAAGGTGTCCAGACTTCATAACACCAGATTTTCTCTGGTTTTTGATCTAGCGCCGCCATCACTTCAACAACTAGTTCAGAGACTATCTTGTGCGTTGGGTGTTTATCAATCTTAGGGTGAGGTATATATACTTCCTCTGGTTTAAATCGAGTTAGTGTTTCTTTGAAATCATTTTTGAAATGATCTTTATTATCGTCAGATTTAACATCATCTAACTGAAGTGGTATTAAAGTCTGAACTCCTAGAGCAGAGACAGCCTCTCTAGCCTCCTGGAGCCTTACTTCTGCCATCTTATCTTCGCTGTGGCCTTTTAGTGAAGTGCTGCCGCTGCCGTTTGTTGCTAGTAACGAAACAATCTCATAGCCGCCGTCAATCATTTTCGCAGCCGTGCCGCCCATACCAATCTCAAGATCATCTGGGTGCGGTGATACCACCACTATGCATTTACTCATGTGTTATATTGTCCTTGACAAATTTGCCCCATCAATCAGTATTAATTTAACTGAAATTGGAGTATATGAAATGGAATTTGAACCAATAATAGGTCTTGAGGTTCACGCGCAGCTTAAAACAGAATCCAAAATATTCTCAACTGAATCTACTGAGTTTGGTGGAAGCCCCAATAGCCATGTAAGCCCTGTTTGTCTTGGCCTTCCTGGTGTACTGCCCGTGCTTAACAAAAAAGTTTTAGAGTATGCTTTTAAGGCAGCCATTGCACTTAACTGTGAGCTTCACCCAAGATCCCGCTTTGCCAGAAAAAATTATTTCTACCCAGATCTTCCAAAAGGCTACCAAATATCTCAATATGAGGAACCTTTTTCTAGCGGCGGATGGGTTGAAATTACAGTTGACGGCGTTACAAAAAAAATAAATTTAACCCGAATTCATATGGAAGAAGATGCGGGCAAGCTGGTACATGAAAATCACGGCAGTTCAAGTTATGTGGATCTTAACAGAGCTGGTGTGCCGCTTGTTGAGATAGTGAGTGAGCCAGAGATCACAAGCGCTCAAGAAGCAGTGGAATATATGAAGAAGCTCCGCTCGATACTTAGATACATAGGAGTTTGTGATGGAAACATGGAAGAGGGTAGTTTAAGGTGTGACGCTAATATTTCAGTTAGGCCAAAGGGAAGTGACAAATTAGGCACAAAGGCAGAGATCAAAAACGTAAACTCTTTTAGGTACGTACAAAAAGCAATAGAGTACGAAATAAAAAGACAAATTATGCTGGTCGAGAACGGTGAAGAAGTCGTTCAAGAAACAAGACTGTTTGATTCTAACAAGGGCGTTACCTTTTCTATGAGATCAAAAGAAGAAGCTCATGACTATAGATATTTCCCAGACCCTGACCTTATGCCGGTCGTTATGGAACAAAAGTATATAGAAGAGCTAAGAGAATCTTTACCTGAGCTGCCCGATCAAAAACTAGCCAGATTCAAAGAACAGTACGGACTTCCCGAATATGACGCGGCGGTTCTCACTGATTCAATTGAGATAGCAGACTATTTTGAGAACTGCCTTAAAGAGCATACTAATCCAAAGACTGTGAGCAACTGGATTATGA
This window encodes:
- a CDS encoding DUF4396 domain-containing protein, giving the protein MFFPDTLLGGALLLWFILTGLSLIVLIYDLQTNTPAQWVMKLAWILIVLYTGPVGLIIFFLSCRQPLPGTHDDYIAAHWKQSVGSMMHCVAGDATGIILAAIVTFQLAFPNGLDLIIEYISAYIIGLLIFQALFMKSMMGGNYYVAIKKTIFAETVSMNMVMVGMIPVMAIMRGLIPGGGDPEKPIFWGISAIATMAGMITAYPINSWMVGKGLKHGMMSAVTDASKSMDMSEHKESEVTLNTKLGVVVLTFAILGVAIWITSFFIELKL
- a CDS encoding PIG-L family deacetylase, translated to MSKCIVVVSPHPDDLEIGMGGTAAKMIDGGYEIVSLLATNGSGSTSLKGHSEDKMAEVRLQEAREAVSALGVQTLIPLQLDDVKSDDNKDHFKNDFKETLTRFKPEEVYIPHPKIDKHPTHKIVSELVVEVMAALDQKPEKIWCYEVWTPFTTYDRLEDISEFVDQKIMAIEAHKSQLDYKNYTDGMLGLNRYRAIFDERHGKTEMKYAEVFIELSI
- the gatB gene encoding Asp-tRNA(Asn)/Glu-tRNA(Gln) amidotransferase subunit GatB, yielding MEFEPIIGLEVHAQLKTESKIFSTESTEFGGSPNSHVSPVCLGLPGVLPVLNKKVLEYAFKAAIALNCELHPRSRFARKNYFYPDLPKGYQISQYEEPFSSGGWVEITVDGVTKKINLTRIHMEEDAGKLVHENHGSSSYVDLNRAGVPLVEIVSEPEITSAQEAVEYMKKLRSILRYIGVCDGNMEEGSLRCDANISVRPKGSDKLGTKAEIKNVNSFRYVQKAIEYEIKRQIMLVENGEEVVQETRLFDSNKGVTFSMRSKEEAHDYRYFPDPDLMPVVMEQKYIEELRESLPELPDQKLARFKEQYGLPEYDAAVLTDSIEIADYFENCLKEHTNPKTVSNWIMTEVLREVKEGDEVDSFPITPKKLGELLNLIENGTISGKIAKEVFEEMLSSGKHATQIVEEKGMTQISDQSELENIVTAILDAHPDEIERYKAGDQKLMGFFVGQAMKETKGKANPKVINELLRKALSE